The following coding sequences lie in one Variovorax terrae genomic window:
- the proV gene encoding glycine betaine/L-proline ABC transporter ATP-binding protein ProV, translating into MAKEIVIDHVFKVFGDEPEAALELVRQGLSKQDILARTGNSIGVFDASLHIAAGEIFVIMGLSGSGKSTLVRLLNRLIEPTSGRIIIDGSDINEHSGARLRALRRKDISMVFQSFALMPHMTVRENTAFGLELAGVGRAERLEQADQALAQVGLAGWGDSYPDELSGGMQQRVGLARALASDPSILLMDEAFSALDPIIRTDMQSELLRLQQVRRRTIVFISHDLDEAMRIGDRIAIMKDGQVIQVGTPEDILRHPANDYVRSFVRGVDAAAVFKAGDIARKSQVVVSEQPGRGARAALKMLEDQDRDYAYVVSPGQVFLGMVSADSLREALDGHVGPLGLSHAYLGGVAPLPASEPVNGLFGQVAQAPYALPVVDGSGRFCGAISKNTLLKFLDRGTQP; encoded by the coding sequence GTGGCAAAAGAAATCGTGATCGATCATGTGTTCAAGGTCTTCGGCGACGAGCCCGAAGCCGCTCTTGAACTGGTCCGGCAAGGCCTGTCCAAACAGGACATCCTGGCCCGGACCGGCAACTCCATCGGTGTCTTCGACGCCAGCCTGCACATCGCCGCGGGCGAGATCTTCGTCATCATGGGCCTGTCGGGCTCCGGCAAATCCACGCTGGTGCGGCTGCTCAACCGGCTGATCGAGCCAACCTCGGGCCGCATCATCATCGACGGCAGCGACATCAACGAACACTCGGGCGCCCGGCTGCGCGCGCTGCGCCGCAAGGACATCAGCATGGTGTTCCAGTCGTTCGCCCTCATGCCGCACATGACGGTGCGCGAGAACACCGCCTTCGGGCTGGAACTCGCGGGCGTGGGCCGGGCCGAGCGGCTGGAGCAGGCCGACCAGGCGCTGGCCCAGGTCGGGCTGGCCGGCTGGGGCGACAGCTACCCCGACGAGCTTTCCGGCGGCATGCAGCAGCGCGTGGGCCTGGCCCGGGCGCTGGCCTCCGATCCGTCCATCCTGCTGATGGACGAGGCCTTCTCGGCCCTCGACCCCATCATCCGCACCGATATGCAGAGCGAGCTGCTGCGCCTGCAGCAGGTGCGCCGGCGCACCATCGTCTTCATCTCGCACGACCTCGACGAGGCCATGCGCATCGGCGACCGCATCGCCATCATGAAGGACGGCCAGGTGATCCAGGTCGGCACGCCGGAAGACATCCTGCGCCACCCGGCCAACGACTACGTGCGCAGCTTCGTGCGCGGCGTGGATGCCGCGGCCGTGTTCAAGGCCGGCGACATCGCGCGCAAGAGCCAGGTCGTGGTGTCCGAACAGCCGGGCCGGGGGGCGCGCGCCGCACTCAAGATGCTGGAAGACCAGGACCGCGACTACGCCTATGTGGTCAGCCCCGGCCAAGTATTTCTCGGCATGGTGTCGGCCGACTCGCTGCGCGAGGCGCTGGACGGCCACGTGGGCCCGCTCGGCCTGTCGCACGCCTACCTGGGCGGCGTGGCGCCGCTGCCCGCGAGCGAGCCGGTGAACGGCCTGTTCGGGCAGGTGGCGCAGGCGCCCTATGCGCTGCCCGTGGTCGACGGGAGCGGCCGCTTCTGCGGCGCGATCAGCAAGAACACGCTGCTCAAGTTCCTCGATCGCGGCACGCAGCCCTGA
- the nhaA gene encoding Na+/H+ antiporter NhaA, with protein MLDTLQRALRRFMHAPSSGGVVLALAALAALVVSNSGWSGFYEQFLNLHGEVRIGGDALVLSKPLLLWVNDLWMAVFFFLVGLEIKRELLDGELASRSQALLPAGAALGGMVVPALIYAAINRGDGVALRGWAIPAATDIAFALGILMLLGRRVPASLKVFLTAVAIIDDLGAILVIAFFYTANLSPGMLLMAAAGGAVLLALNRARVMSIGPYVVVGLVIWVCVLKSGIHATLAGVITALAIPLDDGRGRSPLRTAEHALHPWVAFAVLPMFAFANAGVSLQGVTPGTLLQTVPLGIVAGLLVGKAVGVFGASWLLIRHAGARLPSEASWGQFFGVCVLCGVGFTMSLFIGALAFEGQDAAYETQLKLGVLAGSLLSGLLGSALLLRRPRGA; from the coding sequence ATGCTCGACACCCTCCAGCGCGCCCTGCGGCGCTTCATGCATGCCCCTTCTTCGGGCGGCGTGGTGCTGGCGCTGGCTGCGCTGGCCGCCCTGGTGGTCAGCAATTCGGGCTGGAGCGGGTTCTACGAGCAGTTTCTGAACCTGCACGGAGAGGTCCGCATCGGCGGCGATGCGCTGGTGCTGTCCAAGCCGCTGCTGCTGTGGGTGAACGACCTGTGGATGGCGGTGTTCTTCTTCCTGGTGGGGCTGGAGATCAAGCGCGAGCTGCTCGACGGTGAACTCGCGTCGCGCAGCCAGGCGCTGCTGCCTGCCGGCGCCGCGCTCGGCGGCATGGTGGTGCCGGCGCTGATCTACGCGGCCATCAACCGGGGCGACGGCGTGGCTCTGCGCGGCTGGGCCATTCCGGCGGCCACCGACATCGCCTTCGCGCTGGGCATTCTGATGCTGCTGGGCCGCCGCGTGCCGGCCTCGCTCAAGGTGTTTCTCACGGCCGTCGCCATCATCGACGACCTCGGCGCGATTCTCGTGATCGCGTTCTTCTACACGGCGAACCTGTCGCCCGGCATGCTGCTGATGGCCGCCGCCGGCGGCGCCGTCCTGCTGGCGCTGAACCGGGCGCGGGTGATGAGCATCGGCCCCTACGTGGTGGTGGGGCTGGTGATCTGGGTCTGCGTGCTCAAGTCGGGCATCCACGCCACGCTCGCCGGGGTGATCACCGCGCTGGCCATCCCCCTGGACGATGGCCGGGGCCGCTCGCCGCTGAGGACGGCCGAGCACGCGCTGCACCCCTGGGTGGCCTTTGCCGTGCTGCCCATGTTCGCGTTCGCCAATGCCGGCGTTTCGCTGCAGGGCGTCACGCCGGGCACCTTGCTGCAGACCGTGCCCCTGGGCATCGTGGCGGGCCTGCTGGTGGGCAAGGCGGTCGGCGTGTTCGGCGCCTCGTGGCTGCTGATCCGCCATGCCGGCGCGCGGCTGCCCAGCGAGGCGAGCTGGGGCCAGTTCTTCGGGGTCTGCGTGCTGTGCGGCGTGGGCTTCACCATGAGCCTGTTCATCGGCGCGCTGGCGTTCGAGGGGCAGGACGCGGCCTACGAGACCCAGCTCAAGCTGGGCGTCCTGGCGGGCTCCCTGCTGTCGGGCCTGCTGGGCTCGGCCCTGCTGCTGCGCCGCCCGCGCGGCGCCTGA
- a CDS encoding TIGR00645 family protein yields the protein MSDLRPNNKTSPLRPLPNLIFASRWLQLPLYLGLIVAQAVYVVHFIVELEHLVMAAFGSETALEALVTSIGYKTTAPITTLNETVIMLVVLALIDVVMISNLLIMVIIGGYETFVSRMNLEGHRDQPEWLSHVNASVLKVKLAMSIIGISSIHLLKTFINADNYTDRVLIAQTSIHIAFLLSAMAIAYTDKLMASQYEAH from the coding sequence ATGTCCGATCTCCGCCCGAACAACAAGACCTCTCCCCTGCGCCCCCTGCCCAATCTGATCTTCGCCAGCCGCTGGCTCCAGCTGCCTCTCTATTTGGGCCTGATCGTGGCCCAGGCGGTATACGTGGTGCATTTCATCGTCGAACTGGAGCACCTGGTCATGGCGGCCTTTGGCAGCGAAACCGCGCTCGAGGCGCTGGTCACCAGCATCGGCTACAAGACCACGGCGCCGATCACGACGCTCAACGAGACCGTCATCATGCTGGTGGTCCTGGCCCTGATCGACGTGGTGATGATTTCCAACCTGCTGATCATGGTGATCATCGGCGGCTACGAGACGTTCGTGAGCCGCATGAACCTGGAAGGCCACCGCGACCAGCCCGAGTGGCTCAGCCATGTGAATGCCTCGGTGCTGAAGGTCAAGCTGGCGATGTCCATCATCGGCATCAGCTCGATCCACCTCCTCAAGACCTTCATCAACGCCGACAACTACACCGACCGCGTGCTGATTGCCCAGACGTCGATCCACATCGCCTTCCTGCTGTCGGCCATGGCGATCGCCTACACCGACAAGCTGATGGCCAGCCAGTACGAGGCGCACTGA
- the acs gene encoding acetate--CoA ligase has protein sequence MSAIESVLVENRVFPPPAAAVQGARISGMEAYNALCDEAGKDFNGFWARLARENVVWNKPFTRTLDESNAPFYKWFDDGELNASANCLDKHIGTPTENKTAIIFEADDGAVTSITYKELLARVGQFANALKAQGIQKGDRVIIYMPMTVEGVIAMQACARIGATHSVVFGGFSAKALNERIIDAGAVAVITANFQMRGGKELPLKAIVDDGIAMGGCTTLRSVLVFMRTPTACAMVAGRDKTFDEALQGQSSDCAPVPVGAEHPLFILYTSGSTGKPKGVQHATGGYLLWAKLTMDWTFDIKPADVFWCTADIGWITGHTYVAYGPLAAGATQLIFEGVPTWPHAGRFWQMIEKHQVTVFYTAPTAIRSLIKAAETDEKVHPKNWNLSSLRILGSVGEPINPEAWMWYHRNVGGERCPIVDTFWQTETGGHVITPLPGATPLVPGSCTLPLPGIMAAIVDETGKDIPNGSGGMLVIKRPWPSMIRTIWGDPERFKKSYFPEEMGGTIYLAGDGAVRSEDRGYFRITGRIDDVLNVSGHRLGTMEIESALVSKTDLVAEAAVVGRPDDLTGEAVCAFVVLKRSRPTGEEAKQIANELRNWVAKEIGPIAKPKDIRFGDNLPKTRSGKIMRRLLRSIAKGEAITQDTSTLENPAILEQLAEKL, from the coding sequence ATGAGCGCCATTGAGTCGGTACTGGTCGAAAACCGCGTCTTTCCCCCGCCCGCCGCCGCCGTGCAGGGCGCGCGCATTTCGGGCATGGAGGCGTACAACGCGCTGTGCGATGAGGCCGGCAAGGATTTCAACGGATTCTGGGCCAGGCTGGCGCGCGAGAACGTGGTGTGGAACAAGCCTTTCACCCGCACGCTCGACGAATCGAACGCGCCGTTCTACAAGTGGTTCGACGACGGCGAGCTCAACGCCTCGGCCAACTGCCTCGACAAGCACATCGGCACGCCCACCGAAAACAAGACAGCGATCATCTTCGAAGCCGATGACGGCGCCGTGACCAGCATCACCTACAAGGAACTGCTGGCGCGTGTGGGCCAGTTCGCCAACGCGCTCAAGGCGCAGGGCATCCAGAAGGGTGACCGCGTCATCATCTACATGCCGATGACGGTGGAGGGCGTGATCGCCATGCAGGCCTGCGCGCGCATCGGCGCCACCCACAGCGTGGTGTTCGGCGGCTTCTCGGCCAAGGCCCTGAACGAACGCATCATCGATGCCGGCGCCGTGGCCGTCATCACTGCCAACTTCCAGATGCGCGGCGGCAAGGAACTGCCGCTCAAGGCCATCGTGGACGACGGCATCGCCATGGGTGGCTGCACCACGCTGCGCAGCGTGCTGGTGTTCATGCGCACGCCCACGGCCTGCGCCATGGTCGCGGGCCGCGACAAGACGTTCGACGAGGCGCTCCAGGGCCAGAGCAGCGACTGCGCGCCGGTGCCGGTGGGCGCCGAGCATCCGCTGTTCATCCTCTACACCTCGGGCTCCACCGGCAAACCCAAGGGCGTGCAGCACGCCACGGGCGGCTACCTGCTGTGGGCCAAGCTCACGATGGACTGGACTTTTGACATTAAGCCGGCGGACGTCTTCTGGTGCACCGCCGACATCGGCTGGATCACGGGCCACACCTACGTGGCCTATGGGCCGCTGGCCGCCGGCGCGACGCAGCTCATCTTCGAGGGCGTGCCCACCTGGCCGCATGCGGGCCGCTTCTGGCAGATGATCGAGAAGCACCAGGTCACGGTGTTCTACACCGCGCCCACGGCGATCCGCTCGCTGATCAAGGCGGCCGAGACCGACGAGAAGGTTCATCCGAAGAACTGGAACCTGTCGTCGCTGCGCATTCTGGGCAGCGTGGGCGAGCCGATCAACCCCGAGGCCTGGATGTGGTACCACCGGAACGTCGGCGGCGAGCGCTGCCCGATCGTCGACACCTTCTGGCAGACCGAAACCGGCGGCCATGTCATCACGCCGCTGCCGGGCGCCACGCCGCTGGTGCCGGGCTCGTGCACGCTGCCGCTGCCGGGCATCATGGCCGCGATCGTGGACGAGACCGGCAAGGACATCCCGAACGGCTCGGGCGGCATGCTGGTGATCAAGCGGCCCTGGCCCTCGATGATCCGCACCATCTGGGGCGACCCCGAGCGCTTCAAGAAGAGCTACTTCCCCGAGGAAATGGGCGGCACGATCTACCTGGCCGGCGACGGCGCTGTGCGCTCGGAAGACCGCGGCTACTTCCGCATCACGGGGCGCATCGACGACGTGCTCAACGTCTCGGGCCACCGCCTGGGCACGATGGAGATCGAGTCGGCACTGGTGTCCAAGACCGACCTCGTGGCCGAGGCCGCCGTGGTGGGCCGTCCCGACGACCTGACGGGCGAGGCCGTGTGCGCCTTCGTGGTGCTCAAGCGCTCGCGCCCCACGGGCGAGGAAGCCAAGCAGATCGCCAACGAACTGCGCAACTGGGTGGCCAAGGAGATCGGCCCGATCGCCAAGCCCAAGGACATCCGCTTCGGCGACAACCTGCCCAAGACGCGCAGCGGCAAGATCATGCGTCGCCTGCTGCGCAGCATTGCCAAGGGCGAGGCCATCACGCAGGACACCTCGACGCTGGAAAACCCCGCCATCCTGGAGCAACTGGCCGAAAAGCTCTGA
- a CDS encoding c-type cytochrome, whose product MKRALFTLVLAATAAVPALADQALATAKNCMACHSVDKKLVGPAFKDVAAKYAGQKDAVDKLSAKIIKGGSGVWGAVPMPANTQVNDAEAKKLAGWILTLK is encoded by the coding sequence ATGAAACGTGCCCTGTTTACGCTGGTTCTCGCTGCAACGGCAGCCGTCCCCGCGCTGGCCGATCAGGCCCTGGCCACGGCCAAGAACTGCATGGCCTGCCATTCGGTGGACAAGAAGCTGGTCGGCCCCGCCTTCAAGGACGTCGCCGCCAAGTACGCCGGCCAGAAAGACGCCGTGGACAAGCTCTCCGCCAAGATCATCAAGGGCGGCTCGGGCGTGTGGGGCGCCGTGCCGATGCCGGCCAACACGCAGGTCAATGACGCCGAGGCCAAGAAGCTGGCCGGCTGGATCCTGACGCTCAAATAA
- a CDS encoding TIGR04438 family Trp-rich protein: MYLLGIGIVLLLLKYLEVGVVAGWDWWIVLAPFGLAVAWWAWADWSGYTKKKAMEKMDKRKQERISKNREAMGQGVKRRK, from the coding sequence ATGTATTTGTTGGGCATCGGAATCGTCTTACTGCTGCTGAAGTACCTGGAGGTCGGGGTCGTCGCAGGCTGGGACTGGTGGATCGTGCTGGCGCCGTTCGGGCTGGCGGTGGCCTGGTGGGCCTGGGCCGACTGGTCGGGCTACACCAAGAAGAAGGCCATGGAAAAAATGGACAAGCGCAAGCAGGAGCGCATCAGCAAGAACCGCGAAGCCATGGGGCAGGGCGTCAAGCGGCGCAAATGA